From Anopheles darlingi chromosome 2, idAnoDarlMG_H_01, whole genome shotgun sequence, the proteins below share one genomic window:
- the LOC125950670 gene encoding GTPase-activating protein CdGAPr isoform X2 has protein sequence MSQIMRKDSSISATGGSGAGHRHQHHHRPIDIGGVGGSVVIGSESSIVTERDSRGPPRSAPPTGNGASAGGRLAAALEKPRTISDSESEINYDLFNTSVHSDSGSVVMNASQISTTSADSVHIKSANLTRSQNGANGSCRFPKLEECAHFHYERVQLGNLSVQLEGDEGRSDSQLGLAASSDLNASQAPSITNSMSLSAAKGGGNVWFIIRVTAGRSDSFMIKRSFENMCFLDEMLHRCVYDRRVSELENLREIALLGQEAEDQLEKLIGAYLGRLSAIASDAMTCGPVLTWLQIDNKGRRLPVADEQTMRCINTPAVGAAYGVRRYVAQACDEISIEVGDMISVIDMPSPAESIWWRGKKSHLQKNQYEVGFFPQSCVATIGDKVPRHMPFPAPLVGSLAVSPTKPVLRKHGKLIAFFRSFILSRPSRRRLKQSGIYRERVFSCDLGEHLLNSGQDIPMVLKCCAEFIEEYGIVDGIYRLSGITSNIQKLRRAFDEERIPDLTHPDIRQDIHAVSSLLKMYFRELPNPLCTYQLYDHFVEAIQTRLDAPTDLKLRLIRQTVQKLPPPHYRTLKYLATHLFKISRHSPSTGMTERNIAIVWAPNLLRSPALESGGVAALRGVGVQAVVTEYLISNCEQIFDDTADDFGSHYIESQPNSLSDSNSVQNYGAGGVGAGEQQDLSLSLSERPKSLSVGGAKLLSLEEARIRRNCMEQSEKTIPINITNNLATQIGSYIEVGGGPSSLPDKYHTVLPVPSWNKRKSHSSWKSIFTRQPRQSNSNSDIKGDYRGQSGAGAASREKGVPMMLPSIASANVSGAASLDEGKEEADDRRRSVSIKQSSSGLLDKMAKSLLFSSGVDLFDGKNLAIESSCMRSNSVDSIRTTGHSRSVSHDSYFDLLQSPMRGGTGTGGTTSTGNGGAVTCPSRELSELGLNFDREEPEMRIFSESESLVSSPKVAKESVRRTLRARPEDYIGSGNSVNPSPKKQPRLNIPSPTDAAKQWNMVGDPTGENAGLQDDESLCKRYKLEDQLSDIQFIDCNTPEHTVIGSGGAGGDSTTSSTAVLNTIFTSAQVHSAPQDEPDERDQGSAGEMVGLRNSYPGTQYGQAKYDTSPIKETRFSYPGSGVKGKKDAAQQQSTSAKVQSMNVDEQTVSGTMPVLKKNESSLYESFLLTSGQSKPPKYPGRYSYHQPVTASVTDARSIEGGVDGDSVPRSCSENVLRRSAMGESFAQTGHQQPHHHHHHHHHHHHHPVSQQHHHPNGQMKPTPSAPPSSGSGLKLQPSAVTAGTPQSPTGASPCYSLLVGSTSSTDTPTDTTSNGVHTPIYDEMDIAGALVAHLELQNAKETADGSGPPPVVPKPSKRCSADLKAMKRDLSLDLSGSTSKLSASNFTSDTNTTTNTNTTNTSQSMTPSDFGYQNLHPDLSPNGAGEGTTAGGVVGPVEMATFGQKPKPGTPIKATINITYNVRSPVRKEQEGNMFATPPVTPERQIAPREIVGDSTELIAEEEYRRERRSIYENVLVPPTVDEMEKEEESSSSSKRLLETNFDETMVYEQVKLLKNVISEVNNLVQEDIGEPDRSAVDSRQVPDISAGVASEAVEDGLNNNAAGGNGLKQCCEDESAASGAGPMTLGVTEEESDDVPMSDVNEDSLEFDNTDISLYENVELRKKPAFPVYENVHEHRQRAVASTRSALEEHLCPLGDTSTKSVVTDDEFSSLCADRSDLDNEMEYRIEVPPKIELNASPTQNVSVKELATKFETSPVEALPPFDFGVNRGNHNHFRSSLNNGGSTVSAAAAPDRSSDRVTIRNKSANGGGSGSGGKEGGVFASFTRSLDENAFVREFGSGRRLEGFVAGFTKSIAQISEAEKNVLNENNTNRRKSLELSAARPRNQPKKLPPLSGNGGAGAPTGVENVDTSNEADGPKQHGTECCRGKSMASSGVSQKLSSSPRGDTSPDANMKLDLSVKIEDTKEARAYNVRITPTTENRISLVQYNYSDEPGNNDGSESPLVRATGRRSEGSEEDRYSSGLKMLGSCKLDRSRIEKIKEERRHQLSEKYRSESFKGERDYGGSGKAKSKSKSELREFKEGDVVADRTDKKYDSLRFRSKSRTELLSDGLFGGGIGHGASNQSPGLLASVSLNTVATGLPCSSTPTIVALRPVAANRTRRISDEKNQNDIPPPVATGVVTAGSPSNGGGPISDATISQVCDNKFELKTRQKFDKRSSMDYPASTDGQPKDREPPRHSFNNGSGGVKGQVIVTRSNSSNAQRDRCSPPISIKDVAAMFESRSQQNQS, from the exons ATGAGTCAAATCATGCGGAAAGACTCGTCCATCAGCGcgaccggtggttccggtgcgggccatcggcatcaacaccatcaccggccAATCGACATCGGTGGCGTCGGCGGTAGCGTCGTCATCGGAAGTGAATCGTCGATCGTCACCGAACGGGATAGCCGTGGTCCACCGCGCTCGgcaccaccgaccggaaaCGGTGCCAGTGCTGGCGGAAGGTTGGCTGCGGCCCTGGAGAAACCACGCACCATCAGCGATAGCGAATCGGAGATCAACTACGATCTGTTCAACACGAGCGTCCACTCGGACAGTGGTTCGGTGGTGATGAATGCTTCCCAGATTTCGACCACCTCCGCCGACTCGGTACACATCAAGAGCGCCAACCTGACGCGCTCACAGAACGGAGCAAACGgg TCCTGTCGCTTCCCGAAGCTAGAAGAATGCGCCCACTTCCATTACGAGCGTGTGCAGCTCGGTAACCTGTCGGTGCAGCTCGAGGGTGACGAAGGTCGCAGCGATTCGCAGCTTGGTCTAGCGGCGTCGTCCGATCTCAATGCTTCCCAGGCACCCTCGATCACGAACTCGATGAGCCTCAGTGCGGCCAAAGGTGGCGGCAACGTGTGGTTCATCATCCGCGTCACGGCTGGCCGGTCCGATTCCTTCATGATCAAGCGATCGTTCGAGAATATGTGCTTCCTGGACGAGATGCTGCACCGGTGCGTCTACGATCGGCGGGTCAGCGAGCTGGAGAACCTACGCGAGATCGCACTGCTAGGCCAGGAAGCGGAGGACCAACTGGAGAAACTGATCGGAGCCTACCTTGGACGACTGTCTGCGATTGCCTCCGATGCGATGACTTGTGGACCGGTGCTGACCTGGCTGCAGATCGATAATAAGGGCCGCCGGTTACCGGTGGCCGATGAGCAAACGATGCGCTGCATCAACACACCGGCGGTTGGCGCCGCGTACGGTGTGCGACGTTATGTGGCGCAAGCATGCGACGAAATCTCGATCGAGGTTGGCGATATGATCTCCGTGATCGATATGCCCAGCCCAGCCGAATCAATCTGGTGGCGAGGTAAGAAGAGTCACCTGCAAAAGAACCAGTACGAGGTCGGTTTCTTCCCGCAAAGCTGCGTAGCGACGATTGGTGATAAGGTACCGAGACATATGCCCTTCCCGGCACCACTTGTCGGTTCGCTGGCCGTCTCACCGACGAAACCTGTGCTGCGGAAGCATGGCAAGCTGATTGCCTTCTTCCGCAGCTTTATCCTATCGCGACCTTCACGACGCCGCCTGAAGCAGAGTGGCATCTACCGGGAGCGTGTGTTCTCGTGCGATCTCGGTGAGCACCTGCTGAACAGTGGCCAGGACATTCCGATGGTGCTCAAGTGTTGCGCGGAGTTTATCGAGGAGTACGGCATCGTGGACGGCATCTATCGGTTGTCGGGGATTACCTCGAACATCCAGAAGCTACGCCGGGCGTTCGATGAAGAGCGCATACCGGACCTCACGCATCCCGATATCCGGCAGGACATTCACGCTGTCAGTTCACTACTGAAGATGTACTTCCGTGAGCTGCCGAATCCACTGTGCACGTATCAGCTGTACGATCACTTCGTCGAAGCGATCCAGACGCGACTCGATGCACCGACTGATCTTAAATTGCGGCTTATCCGCCAGACGGTGCAGAAGCTGCCGCCACCCCACTATCGGACGCTCAAGTATCTGGCTACGCATCTGTTCAAGATTTCACGCCACTCTCCCAGCACCGGGATGACGGAACGTAACATTGCGATCGTCTGGGCACCGAACTTGCTGCGCAGCCCGGCCCTCGAGTCCGGTGGAGTGGCGGCACTGCGCGGTGTCGGAGTGCAGGCGGTCGTAACGGAATACCTGATCAGCAACTGTGAGCAGATCTTCGACGATACGGCGGATGACTTCGGGAGTCACTACATTGAATCGCAACCCAACTCGCTGAGCGATAGCAACAGCGTGCAGAActatggtgctggtggtgtcggcGCCGGAGAGCAGCAAGACCTTTCCCTGTCCCTCTCTGAGCGCCCTAAAAGTCTCAGTGTCGGAGGTGCGAAGCTGCTGAGCCTGGAAGAGGCACGCATTCGGCGCAACTGTATGGAACAGAGCGAAAAGACGATCCCGatcaacatcaccaacaaTCTGGCGACTCAAATCGGTTCCTACATCGAGGTGGGTGGTGGACCGTCCAGTTTGCCGGACAAGTACCACACCGTGTTACCGGTGCCAAG CTGGAATAAACGGAAATCGCATTCCTCGTGGAAGTCTATCTTTACGCGCCAACCGCGCCaatcgaacagcaacagcgacatcAAGGGTGACTATCGAGGACAGTCTGGGGCGGGAGCTGCATCCCGGGAGAAGGGTGTTCCCATGATGTTACCTTCGATTGCATCGGCGAACGTGTCCGGTGCGGCCAGTCTGGATGAAGGTAAAGAGGAGGCGGACGATCGCCGACGTAGCGTCAGTATTAAGCAGAGCTCCAGTGGACTACTTGATAAAATGGCCAAAA GTTTGCTATTCTCGTCCGGTGTGGATCTATTTGATGGTAAAAATCTTGCCATCGAAAGCAGCTGCATGCGGTCCAACTCAGTCGACAGCATACGGACTACCGGTCACAGTCGATCAGTATCGCATGATTCGTACTTTGATTTGCTGCAATCACCGATGCGCGGTGGAACCGGAACTGGCGGAACGACTTCCACCGGCAACGGTGGTGCTGTGACATGTCCATCACGCGAGCTGTCCGAGCTGGGGCTGAACTTTGATCGGGAGGAGCCAGAAATGAGGATTTTCtccgaaagcgaaagcctCGTGAGTAGTCCTAAGGTAGCGAAGGAG TCGGTACGCCGGACACTGAGAGCGCGACCAGAAGATTACATCGGCAGTGGCAACAGTGTTAATCCGAGTCCCAAGAAGCAGCCACGCCTTAACATTCCCAGTCCGACCGATGCTGCCAAGCAGTGGAACATGGTGGGTGATCCGACCGGTGAAAACGCCGGCCTGCAGGATGATGAAAGCCTTTGTAAACGCTATAAGCTAGAGGATCAATTGAGCGATATTCAGTTCATCGATTGCAATACCCCCGAACACACGGTGATcggaagtggtggtgctggtggtgattccaccacctccagtaCGGCTGTGCTGAACACCATCTTCACCAGTGCGCAGGTGCATAGTGCTCCGCAAGATGAGCCCGACGAACGAGACCAGGGATCAGCCGGTGAGATGGTGGGCCTAAGAAATTCTTACCCAGGAACACAGTACGGCCAGGCGAAATATGACACATCTCCGATCAAGGAGACACGTTTTAGCTATCCTGGTTCTGGTGTcaagggaaaaaaggatgcCGCACAGCAGCAATCCACGTCCGCAAAGGTGCAATCAATGAACGTCGATGAGCAAACCGTATCCGGAACCATGCCGGTGctgaagaagaacgaaagttCCTTGTATGAAAG TTTTCTGCTTACTTCCGGTCAATCGAAACCTCCGAAATATCCTGGCCGTTACAGCTACCATCAGCCGGTGACGGCGTCGGTAACGGACGCTCGAAGCATCGAAGgcggtgttgatggtgattcGGTACCGCGTAGTTGCTCCGAGAACGTGCTGCGGCGATCGGCCATGGGCGAATCCTTTGCCCAAACTGGCCATCAgcaacctcatcatcatcatcatcatcatcaccatcatcaccatcaccctgtctcgcagcagcaccatcatccgaATGGTCAGATGAAACCAACACCATCTGCACCGCCTTCGTCGGGTAGTGGATTAAAGTTGCAACCGAGTGCCGTCACTGCTGGTACACCCCAGTCACCGACAGGAGCGAGCCCCTGCTACTCACTGCTGGTAGGGTCCACCAGCTCTACCGACACGCCAACGGACACGACCAGTAACGGAGTGCACACGCCCATCTACGATGAAATGGACATTGCCGGTGCCCTGGTCGCTCATCTCGAGCTACAGAATGCCAAAGAGACGGCGGATGGTTCGGGGCCACCGCCGGTTGTACCGAAGCCAAGTAAGCGTTGTTCCGCCGATCTGAAGGCCATGAAGCGGGATCTTTCGCTCGATCTGAGCGGCAGCACCTCGAAGCTAAGTGCCTCGAACTTCACCTCCGACACGAACACGACGACCAAcacgaacaccaccaacactagtCAATCGATGACGCCCAGTGATTTCGGCTATCAGAACCTACACCCGGATCTATCGCCGAATGGTGCGGGCGAAGGAACGACGGCTGGTGGTGTCGTCGGACCGGTCGAGATGGCCACGTTCGGTCAAAAGCCGAAACCCGGCACACCGATCAAGGCAACCATCAACATCACATACAACGTTCGCTCGCCGGTGCGCAAGGAGCAGGAAGGCAACATGTTCGCAACGCCCCCGGTAACGCCGGAAAGACAAATCGCTCCTCGTGAGATCGTTGGCGATTCGACCGAGTTGATCGCCGAGGAAGAGTATCGCAGGGAGCGCCGCAGTATCTACGAGAACGTACTCGTTCCACCAACGGTGGATgagatggagaaggaagaggagtcAAGCTCGTCCTCGAAGCGCCTACTGGAGACGAACTTTGATGAGACGATGGTCTACGAGCAGGTGAAACTGCTGAAAAACGTCATCTCCGAGGTGAACAATCTCGTGCAGGAGGATATCGGTGAGCCGGATCGCTCGGCGGTTGATTCACGCCAAGTACCCGACATTAGTGCCGGTGTCGCATCGGAAGCCGTAGAGGATGGTCTTAACAACAATGCGGCCGGTGGCAATGGGCTGAAACAGTGCTGCGAGGATGAATCGGCAGCGAGCGGTGCAGGTCCGATGACACTGGGCGTAACGGAGGAGGAAAGCGACGATGTGCCAATGTCGGATGTAAACGAAGACAGTCTCGAATTCGACAATACGGACATTTCGTTGTACGAGAACGTGGAGCTACGCAAGAAACCCGCCTTCCCGGTGTACGAGAACGTTCACGAGCATCGACAGCGGGCGGTAGCGAGCACCCGGTCCGCTCTTGAGGAACACTTGTGTCCACTGGGCGACACATCCACCAAGTCCGTTGTGACAGATGACGAGTTTTCTTCACTCTGCGCCGATCGAAGTGATCTCGATAACGAGATGGAATACCGTATCGAGGTACCACCGAAGATCGAACTGAATGCATCACCAACACAGAACGTTAGCGTGAAGGAGCTGGCAACCAAGTTCGAGACGAGTCCGGTTGAGGCGCTTCCACCGTTCGATTTCGGTGTGAACCGTGGCAACCATAATCACTTTCGCTCCTCGTTGAACAACGGTGGTAGTACAGTGTCTGCTGCGGCAGCCCCGgaccgatcgagcgatcgtgtAACGATCCGCAATAAGtcagcgaacggtggtggctCGGGTAGCGGTGGCAAAGAGGGGGGAGTTTTTGCTAGCTTCACCCGCAGCCTGGATGAAAACGCATTCGTGCGTGAGTTTGGCAGTGGCCGCCGGCTTGAGGGCTTCGTGGCCGGTTTTACGAAAAGTATTGCCCAAATATCGGAAGCGGAAAAGAATGTACTCAACGAAAATAATACCAACCGACGGAAATCGCTTGAGCTTTCCGCTGCTCGACCGCGCAATCAGCCAAAGAAATTGCCACCTCTCTCGGGCAATGGTGGAGCTGGTGCTCCTACCGGAGTGGAGAATGTGGACACCAGCAATGAGGCCGATGGTCCGAAGCAACACGGCACCGAATGCTGTCGAGGGAAATCGATGGCGAGCAGTGGCGTTAGTCAAAAGCTGAGTTCCTCTCCCCGCGGAGACACATCACCGGATGCGAACATGAAGCTTGATCTCTCGGTAAAAATCGAAGATACCAAAGAGGCGCGTGCCTACAACGTGCGCATTACGccaacaaccgaaaaccggaTATCGCTGGTGCAGTACAATTACTCCGATGAGCCGGGCAATAACGACGGTAGCGAATCACCGCTCGTCCGTGCCACTGGCCGGAGAAGCGAAGGCTCGGAAGAAGATCGGTACAGTAGCGGACTGAAGATGCTGGGTAGCTGTAAGCTGGACCGCTCGCGAATCGAAAAAATTAAGGAAGAACGACGGCACCAGCTGAGCGAGAAGTATCGCTCGGAATCGTTCAAGGGTGAGCGGGATTATGGTGGAAGCGGAAAGGCAAAGTCCAAATCCAAATCCGAACTCCGTGAGTTCAAGGAGGGCGATGTGGTGGCGGATCGAACCGATAAAAAGTACGATTCGTTGCGTTTCCGATCGAAATCCCGCACCGAGTTGCTCTCGGATGGGCTATTCGGTGGAGGGATTGGCCACGGGGCTAGCAACCAATCGCCCGGTTTGCTGGCATCCGTTTCACTGAATACCGTTGCTACCGGTCTTCCGTGTAGCAGCACACCGACAATCGTTGCCCTCCGACCGGTAGCAGCCAATCGTACCCGACGCATCAGTGATGAGAAGAATCAAAATGacataccaccaccggttgccaCGGGGGTAGTAACCGCCGGATCACCGAGCAATGGCGGTGGTCCGATCAGTGATGCCACCATCTCACAGGTTTGCGACAACAAGTTTGAGCTGAAAACGCGTCAAAAGTTTGACAAACGAAGCAGCATGGATTATCCTGCTTCGACCGACGGTCAGCCCAAGGATCGCGAACCACCGAGGCATAGCTTCAATAATGGCAGCGGTGGCGTCAAAGGCCAGGTCATCGTAACGCGTAGTAATTCCAGCAATGCACA ACGAGATCGCTGCTCACCGCCCATCTCCATCAAGGACGTTGCCGCTATGTTTGAATCGCGCTCACAACAAAACCAATCTTAA